In Bacillus toyonensis BCT-7112, a single window of DNA contains:
- a CDS encoding isochorismatase family protein: MAIPSISVYKMPIESELPKNKVNWTPDPKRAVLLIHDMQEYFLDAYSDKESPKVELISNIKMIREKCKQLGIPVVYTAQPGGQTLEQRGLLQDFWGDGIPAGPDKKKIVDELTPDEEDIFLTKWRYSAFKKTNLLEILNEQGRNQLIICGIYAHIGCLLTACEAFMDGIEPFFVADAVADFSLEHHKQALEYASNRCAVTTSTNLLLKDLQSVKGDESEGITIQEVHELVAQLLREPVESIDIDEDLLNRGLDSVRIMSLVEKWRREGKEITFADLAERPTVAGWYSLLSSQTAQVL; this comes from the coding sequence ATGGCTATCCCATCTATTTCAGTATATAAAATGCCAATTGAATCAGAACTACCAAAAAATAAAGTGAATTGGACACCAGACCCGAAACGTGCAGTACTTTTAATTCATGACATGCAAGAATATTTTCTTGATGCATATAGCGATAAAGAATCACCAAAAGTAGAACTTATTTCAAATATTAAAATGATAAGAGAAAAATGTAAACAACTTGGTATACCAGTTGTTTATACAGCGCAACCTGGTGGACAAACGTTAGAACAAAGAGGTTTATTACAAGACTTTTGGGGTGACGGTATTCCTGCTGGACCAGATAAAAAGAAAATTGTTGATGAACTTACTCCTGATGAGGAGGATATATTCCTAACAAAATGGAGATATAGTGCATTTAAAAAGACAAATCTATTAGAAATTTTAAATGAACAAGGAAGAAATCAACTCATTATTTGCGGTATTTATGCGCATATTGGATGCCTTTTAACAGCTTGTGAAGCATTTATGGATGGTATAGAGCCGTTCTTTGTAGCAGATGCAGTTGCTGATTTTTCACTAGAGCATCATAAACAAGCATTGGAGTATGCATCTAATAGATGCGCAGTAACGACATCAACAAACCTATTGTTAAAAGATTTACAAAGTGTAAAAGGTGATGAGAGTGAAGGAATCACTATACAGGAAGTACATGAACTAGTTGCACAACTACTTCGTGAGCCAGTAGAGAGTATTGATATTGATGAGGACTTATTAAATAGAGGGCTTGATTCGGTCAGAATTATGAGTTTAGTAGAGAAGTGGCGTCGTGAAGGGAAAGAAATCACGTTTGCAGATTTAGCAGAACGTCCAACTGTTGCAGGTTGGTACAGCTTACTATCTTCACAAACAGCACAGGTGCTGTAA
- a CDS encoding amino acid adenylation domain-containing protein yields the protein MPNSQKIRHSLSSAQSGMWFAQQLDPLNPIYNTGEYVEINGNIHQDIFELAVRKVVMEAEALHVRFEEDEIGPWQVIEESQFHMHFIDVRKEENPEEAAKVWMKNDLSMPVDLKKDTLFTEALIQVENNRFFWYQRIHHIVMDGYGFSLLSQKVANEYTSLIEETNKNEKPFGSLAKVVQEDIEYRESKQFQEDRTFWLEKFADEPEVVSLAERAPRTSNGFSRETAYLSSSSTKTLLEEINISLTSWPEFIVAVTSIYMHKLTGENDIVLGLPMMGRLGSVSIHTPSMVMNLVPLRITVTPNITLAELLQQVSKEIRDVRRHHKYRHEELRRDLKLLGENQRLFGPLVNVMPFDYGLNFAGKRGITHNLSAGPVDDLSINVYKRFDQKELMIHFDANPEVYNGAELALHKERFMNLFELVINNYEKNESIGKINITLPEENHKVLLEWNETKEDDELISLPISFEKQVQKNPNKLAITCDGVNLTYKELNERANELAHYLVEEGIRPNQFVALVFPRSIEMVVSMLAVLKAGAAYLPIDPEYPAERVNYIVNDAKLVCIITHSSVSSKLVIENDMKKIVLDEEETKLALHTYSRMNIACKNDVSLLNPAYTIYTSGSTGNPKGVIVPMRGLSNFLMAMQQKFSLNENDHLLAVTTFAFDISALEIYLPLISGASLTIAQKEDIQEPSALTTLLQEERVTIMQATPTLWQALVTDYPEKLQGLNILVGGEALPAYLANKLKELGCSITNLYGPTETTIWSTFMNIDESEKGIPPIGKPICNTEVYVLDAGLQPVPPEVIGELYIAGEGIASGYLGKPALTAERFVANPYGEPGKLMYRTGDLVKWRNDGVLEYMSRADHQIKIRGFRIELAEIETVLQRHENIQQAVVMVREDRPNDKRIIAYIVAEEKEPINLSEIRSYVSESLANYMIPSAFVVLEELPLTPNGKVDRKKLPAPDFNGMNNERVARNPKEEILCDLFAEVLGVSRINIDDNFFEMGGHSLLASRLMARIRETLSVELGIGKLFESPTVAELAKQLNHAKSARPAIQKASRPNEVPLSFAQRRLWFLNCLEGPSPTYNIPLVIRMNGILNRQALQGAFYDVVEKHETLRTIFPNVLGSSYQKILDMENLNLEMVITNTCKDELESVLSEAVRYSFNLDFEPAVRLQLFTVSENEHVLLILLHHIVGDGWSLQPLTRDFTAAYKARCQGDRVQLETLPVQYADYALWQQQLLGDETTPESLISTQLDFWKEELKGLPDQMELPTDYQRPVETSYRGETIHFHIDEGMHSRLVELGRKNGVSLFMVLQAGLSALFTRLGAGTDIPIGSPIAGRNDDVLSDIVGLFVNTLVLRTNTSGDPSFKELLNRVKQVNLAAYENQDVPFERLVEVLNPVRTRNSHPLFQVMLAFQNTPEATFNAPDLEASLEIQSVGSAKFDLTFEISESNEVDGTPNGLHGLLEFSTDLYKRETVQKLIERFILLLDDAATNPNQSIGRLEILTVAEKNTVLEKWNGGFQIAPEMTLPQLFEKQAHINPNSIAVVFEDKKLTYEKLNRKANKIARFLIAKGVGPDQLVALAMPRSLNMVVSLLAVLKAGAGYLPLDPDYPSDRISFMLHDAKPSCVLTNSSVEIECDESLKILVDDVNVMEEIEKYSEENIDEMECLKPLAPSHIAYVIYTSGSTGRPKGVMIPHQNVVRLLGATDHWFQFDADDVWTMFHSYAFDFSVWEIWGPLLYGGRLVVVPHTVSRSPKEFLQLLVKEKVTVLNQTPSAFYQLMQADRENEEVGQKLSLRYVVFGGEALELSRLEDWYSRHPHNAPKLINMYGITETTVHVSYIELDESIVSLRANSLIGCSIPDLKVYVLDNYLQPVPPGVVGEMYVAGAGLARGYLGRAGLTAERFIADPFGKPGTRMYRTGDLARWRQDGTLDYIGRADHQIKIRGFRIELGEIEAVIMKHDKVEQVAVIVREDQPGDKRLVAYIVASNNETIDTNEMRQHASGSLPDYMVPYAFVVVNELPLTPNGKLDRKALPAPEFIASSSSRGPRTPQEEMLCDLFTEVLSVSQIGIDDGFFDLGGHSLLAVQLMSRMKEALGVELNIGTLFAAPTVAGLAERLEIGNGQSALDVLLPLRASGDQLPLFCVHPAGGLSWCYAGLMKSLGTDYPIYGVQARGIAENEELPKSLEEMAADYLKHVREIQPHGPYRLLGWSLGGNVVHAMAAQLQNEGEEVELLVMLDSYPGHFLPNTEAPTEEEALIALLALGGYDPDNMDGKPLTMESAVEILRKDGSALASLEEETILNLKETYVNSVGLLGKYVPKVYNGDILFFRSTVIPDWFDPISPNTWLNYLDGDIVQHDIDCRHKDLCQPGPLTEIGQVLAKYLQNKKGVNRV from the coding sequence ATGCCTAACAGTCAAAAGATTCGTCATTCGTTATCATCTGCGCAGTCTGGTATGTGGTTTGCGCAACAATTAGATCCGCTTAATCCGATATATAATACTGGGGAATATGTAGAAATAAACGGGAATATTCATCAAGACATTTTTGAATTAGCTGTACGTAAAGTTGTAATGGAAGCAGAAGCACTTCATGTTCGCTTCGAAGAGGATGAAATTGGCCCATGGCAAGTTATTGAAGAATCACAGTTTCATATGCATTTTATTGACGTTCGTAAAGAAGAAAATCCTGAAGAAGCTGCTAAAGTATGGATGAAAAATGATTTATCTATGCCAGTCGATTTGAAAAAAGATACTTTATTTACTGAAGCACTTATTCAAGTTGAAAATAATCGTTTCTTTTGGTATCAGCGCATCCATCACATTGTGATGGATGGCTATGGATTTTCACTTCTTAGCCAAAAGGTAGCGAATGAGTATACATCACTTATAGAAGAAACAAACAAGAATGAAAAGCCATTTGGTTCTCTTGCAAAAGTTGTGCAAGAAGATATTGAGTATCGTGAGTCTAAACAATTTCAGGAAGATCGTACTTTTTGGTTAGAAAAATTTGCGGATGAACCAGAAGTTGTAAGTTTGGCAGAACGAGCACCGAGAACATCAAATGGATTTTCACGAGAAACAGCTTATTTATCTAGTTCTAGCACGAAAACTTTACTAGAAGAAATCAATATTTCGTTAACAAGTTGGCCGGAATTCATTGTCGCTGTAACAAGTATTTATATGCATAAATTAACAGGTGAAAATGATATTGTTTTAGGTTTACCAATGATGGGACGTCTAGGTTCTGTATCTATTCATACACCTAGTATGGTAATGAATTTAGTTCCACTTCGTATTACAGTAACTCCAAATATAACTCTTGCGGAATTATTGCAACAAGTTTCTAAAGAAATCCGAGATGTACGTCGCCATCATAAATACCGTCATGAGGAATTAAGAAGAGACTTAAAGTTACTAGGTGAAAATCAAAGGTTGTTTGGACCGTTAGTGAATGTTATGCCATTTGATTACGGGCTTAATTTTGCTGGGAAGCGTGGTATTACGCATAACTTATCAGCAGGACCTGTCGATGATTTATCGATAAATGTATATAAACGTTTTGATCAAAAGGAGTTAATGATTCATTTTGATGCGAATCCCGAAGTATATAATGGCGCGGAGCTAGCATTGCATAAAGAAAGATTTATGAATCTATTTGAATTAGTAATAAATAATTATGAGAAAAACGAGTCTATTGGAAAAATAAACATTACTCTGCCTGAAGAAAACCATAAAGTTTTATTGGAATGGAATGAAACGAAGGAAGATGATGAGTTAATCAGTCTACCTATATCATTTGAAAAACAAGTGCAAAAAAATCCAAATAAACTAGCGATTACTTGTGACGGTGTAAACCTTACGTATAAAGAGCTAAATGAACGAGCGAATGAACTAGCACATTATTTAGTAGAAGAAGGCATACGACCAAACCAGTTTGTAGCTTTAGTATTCCCTAGATCAATAGAAATGGTAGTTAGTATGCTAGCGGTCTTAAAGGCTGGTGCAGCATATTTACCAATAGATCCAGAATACCCAGCAGAAAGAGTTAATTATATAGTAAATGATGCAAAACTAGTTTGTATCATAACACATTCATCTGTTTCATCTAAGTTAGTTATAGAAAATGATATGAAAAAAATTGTATTAGATGAAGAAGAAACGAAACTAGCGTTACATACATATTCTCGTATGAATATAGCATGTAAGAATGATGTATCACTTTTAAACCCAGCCTATACAATATATACTTCAGGCTCAACAGGAAACCCAAAAGGTGTAATTGTTCCTATGAGAGGTTTAAGTAACTTTTTAATGGCTATGCAACAAAAGTTTTCATTAAATGAAAATGATCATTTATTAGCAGTTACAACTTTTGCGTTTGATATTTCTGCTCTAGAAATTTATTTACCTCTTATTAGTGGCGCAAGTTTAACAATTGCGCAAAAAGAAGACATACAAGAGCCATCAGCATTAACGACACTTTTACAAGAAGAAAGAGTGACCATTATGCAGGCTACACCGACGCTTTGGCAGGCGTTAGTAACTGATTATCCAGAAAAGCTACAAGGGCTAAACATACTTGTTGGTGGTGAAGCTCTTCCAGCGTATTTAGCAAATAAATTAAAAGAATTAGGTTGCTCAATAACTAATTTATATGGACCAACTGAAACGACGATTTGGTCTACTTTCATGAACATTGATGAAAGTGAAAAGGGTATACCACCTATTGGAAAGCCAATTTGCAATACAGAAGTGTATGTATTGGATGCAGGATTACAACCTGTTCCACCTGAAGTTATCGGTGAATTATATATTGCAGGAGAAGGAATCGCAAGCGGATATTTAGGAAAACCTGCGTTAACGGCTGAACGATTTGTTGCAAATCCATATGGAGAACCAGGGAAGCTTATGTACCGCACAGGTGATCTTGTGAAATGGCGTAACGACGGTGTGCTAGAGTACATGAGTCGCGCAGATCATCAAATAAAAATTCGTGGTTTCCGAATTGAATTAGCTGAAATTGAAACGGTATTACAACGACATGAAAATATTCAACAAGCGGTAGTGATGGTACGAGAAGATCGTCCAAATGATAAACGCATCATTGCGTATATCGTTGCAGAAGAAAAGGAACCGATTAATCTTTCAGAAATTCGTTCTTATGTTTCAGAAAGTTTAGCGAATTATATGATACCATCGGCATTTGTTGTGCTAGAAGAATTACCATTAACGCCAAATGGTAAGGTTGACAGAAAGAAATTACCTGCTCCTGATTTTAATGGAATGAACAATGAGAGAGTTGCTAGAAATCCGAAAGAAGAAATATTATGTGATTTATTTGCAGAAGTACTTGGTGTTTCTCGAATTAACATTGATGATAATTTCTTTGAAATGGGTGGACATTCACTTCTCGCATCTCGTTTAATGGCAAGAATTCGTGAAACGTTAAGTGTGGAATTAGGAATCGGGAAACTATTTGAATCACCAACTGTTGCCGAACTGGCGAAACAATTAAACCATGCAAAAAGTGCAAGACCAGCTATTCAGAAAGCAAGTAGGCCAAATGAAGTTCCACTTTCATTTGCACAGCGCAGGTTATGGTTCTTAAATTGTTTAGAAGGTCCAAGTCCTACTTATAATATTCCGCTAGTCATTCGTATGAATGGAATATTGAATCGGCAAGCATTACAAGGTGCTTTTTATGATGTAGTTGAGAAACATGAAACACTTAGAACAATTTTCCCTAACGTATTAGGTAGTTCCTATCAGAAAATTTTAGATATGGAAAACTTAAATCTAGAAATGGTTATAACTAATACATGTAAAGATGAATTAGAAAGTGTACTTTCAGAGGCGGTAAGATATAGCTTTAACCTCGATTTTGAGCCGGCAGTTCGTTTGCAACTTTTTACAGTGAGTGAAAACGAACATGTATTATTAATTCTATTACATCATATTGTAGGTGATGGCTGGTCATTACAGCCGTTAACGAGAGATTTTACAGCGGCGTATAAAGCACGATGTCAAGGTGACAGAGTTCAGCTGGAGACACTACCAGTTCAATACGCAGATTATGCACTTTGGCAACAGCAATTGCTAGGTGATGAAACGACACCAGAAAGTCTTATTTCAACACAATTAGATTTTTGGAAAGAAGAACTTAAAGGTTTACCAGACCAAATGGAGTTGCCTACAGATTACCAGCGTCCGGTGGAAACGAGTTATCGCGGGGAAACAATTCATTTTCATATAGATGAAGGTATGCATAGTAGGTTAGTAGAGCTTGGTCGTAAAAATGGGGTTAGTTTGTTTATGGTATTGCAAGCAGGACTTAGTGCACTATTTACAAGATTAGGTGCAGGCACTGATATACCAATTGGAAGTCCGATTGCTGGAAGAAATGATGATGTACTTTCAGATATTGTTGGTTTATTTGTAAATACATTAGTGTTACGTACAAATACGTCAGGAGATCCAAGTTTTAAAGAATTATTAAATAGAGTGAAGCAGGTAAATCTTGCAGCTTATGAAAATCAAGATGTTCCATTTGAAAGGCTTGTTGAAGTGTTAAATCCAGTACGTACTCGAAACAGCCACCCGTTGTTTCAAGTTATGTTGGCTTTTCAAAATACACCAGAAGCAACGTTTAATGCACCAGATTTAGAAGCGAGCCTTGAAATTCAAAGCGTTGGTTCTGCAAAATTTGATTTAACATTTGAAATTAGTGAGAGTAACGAGGTTGATGGTACTCCGAACGGTTTACATGGATTACTAGAGTTTAGTACCGATTTATATAAACGTGAAACGGTTCAAAAACTAATAGAACGATTCATTTTGTTATTAGATGATGCAGCTACAAATCCGAATCAATCAATTGGCAGATTAGAAATATTAACTGTAGCAGAGAAAAATACAGTATTAGAAAAGTGGAATGGTGGTTTTCAAATTGCACCAGAAATGACATTGCCACAATTGTTTGAAAAGCAGGCTCATATAAATCCAAATTCTATAGCTGTTGTCTTTGAAGATAAGAAATTAACTTATGAAAAGTTAAATAGAAAAGCAAATAAAATAGCTCGATTCCTAATAGCAAAAGGGGTTGGTCCTGATCAACTCGTTGCTTTAGCGATGCCAAGATCATTAAACATGGTTGTAAGCTTACTTGCTGTTCTTAAAGCAGGTGCCGGATACCTTCCGTTAGATCCAGATTATCCGTCAGATCGTATTTCATTTATGCTACACGATGCGAAACCATCATGTGTATTAACAAATTCAAGTGTAGAAATTGAATGTGATGAGTCACTAAAGATTTTAGTTGATGATGTGAACGTAATGGAAGAAATTGAGAAATATAGTGAAGAAAATATTGATGAAATGGAGTGCCTGAAGCCGTTAGCTCCTTCACATATTGCTTACGTTATTTATACGTCAGGCTCAACAGGTAGACCGAAAGGAGTTATGATACCTCATCAAAATGTAGTAAGACTTTTAGGAGCAACCGATCATTGGTTCCAATTTGACGCAGACGATGTGTGGACGATGTTCCATTCATACGCTTTTGATTTCTCGGTTTGGGAAATTTGGGGACCTTTATTATATGGAGGGCGTTTAGTTGTAGTACCACATACTGTAAGTCGCTCGCCGAAAGAATTTTTACAGCTTCTTGTTAAGGAAAAGGTTACTGTTTTAAACCAAACTCCATCAGCGTTCTATCAATTGATGCAAGCAGATCGTGAAAATGAAGAGGTTGGTCAAAAACTATCTTTACGATATGTTGTTTTTGGTGGAGAAGCACTTGAACTAAGTCGATTAGAAGATTGGTATAGTCGTCATCCTCATAACGCACCGAAACTTATTAATATGTACGGTATAACGGAGACGACGGTACATGTTAGTTATATTGAGTTAGATGAGAGTATCGTTTCTTTACGAGCAAATAGTTTAATCGGGTGCAGTATACCAGATCTTAAAGTATACGTATTAGATAACTATTTACAACCAGTGCCGCCAGGAGTAGTTGGAGAAATGTATGTTGCAGGTGCTGGACTAGCTCGTGGATATTTAGGAAGAGCAGGATTAACGGCTGAACGTTTTATCGCAGATCCATTTGGTAAACCTGGTACAAGAATGTATCGCACAGGAGACTTAGCGCGCTGGCGTCAAGATGGGACGTTAGATTATATAGGACGTGCAGATCATCAAATTAAAATTCGTGGATTCCGAATTGAATTAGGGGAAATAGAAGCGGTCATAATGAAACACGATAAAGTTGAACAAGTGGCCGTTATTGTCCGGGAGGATCAACCAGGGGATAAACGATTAGTTGCTTATATCGTCGCATCAAATAATGAAACGATTGATACGAATGAAATGCGTCAGCATGCTAGTGGTAGTTTACCAGATTATATGGTTCCATACGCTTTTGTAGTAGTAAATGAGTTACCTTTAACTCCAAACGGTAAATTAGATAGAAAGGCATTGCCAGCTCCAGAGTTTATTGCATCATCATCTAGCCGCGGACCGAGAACACCGCAAGAAGAAATGTTATGTGACTTGTTTACAGAAGTTTTAAGTGTGTCTCAAATTGGAATTGATGATGGATTCTTTGATCTTGGTGGTCATTCACTTCTTGCAGTGCAGCTTATGAGTCGTATGAAAGAGGCACTTGGCGTTGAACTGAATATTGGAACTTTATTTGCAGCACCTACTGTTGCGGGGCTTGCTGAAAGGCTTGAGATTGGGAATGGTCAAAGTGCACTTGATGTATTGCTTCCATTACGAGCAAGCGGGGATCAATTACCACTATTTTGTGTACATCCAGCAGGTGGATTAAGTTGGTGCTATGCAGGACTTATGAAATCTTTAGGAACAGATTATCCAATCTATGGTGTACAAGCACGTGGTATCGCTGAAAATGAAGAACTTCCAAAAAGTTTAGAGGAGATGGCGGCGGATTACTTGAAACATGTTCGTGAAATACAGCCTCATGGACCATATCGTTTATTAGGTTGGTCGCTTGGAGGAAATGTTGTGCATGCAATGGCGGCGCAACTACAAAATGAAGGAGAAGAAGTAGAATTACTCGTTATGCTTGATTCTTATCCTGGACACTTCTTACCGAATACGGAAGCGCCTACTGAAGAGGAAGCGTTAATCGCATTACTTGCTTTAGGCGGATATGACCCAGACAACATGGATGGTAAACCACTTACAATGGAAAGTGCAGTTGAAATCCTTCGTAAAGATGGAAGTGCATTAGCAAGTCTTGAAGAAGAGACTATATTGAACTTGAAAGAAACATATGTAAATTCAGTAGGGTTGTTAGGGAAATATGTACCGAAAGTTTATAACGGGGATATTTTATTCTTTAGGTCTACTGTTATACCAGACTGGTTTGATCCTATTTCTCCAAATACATGGCTAAATTATTTAGATGGAGATATCGTGCAACATGATATTGATTGTAGACATAAAGATTTATGTCAGCCAGGGCCGCTTACAGAAATTGGGCAAGTACTAGCGAAATATTTACAGAATAAGAAAGGGGTAAATAGAGTATGA
- a CDS encoding MbtH family protein produces MTNPFENDNYTYKVLMNEEGQYSLWPAFLDVPIGWNVVHEEASRQVCLECVEVNWNDLEPKKNQISEKILVGKQ; encoded by the coding sequence ATGACGAATCCATTTGAAAATGATAATTACACATATAAAGTATTAATGAATGAGGAGGGCCAGTATTCTCTCTGGCCTGCCTTTCTCGATGTACCAATTGGATGGAATGTCGTACATGAAGAAGCTAGCAGACAAGTTTGCTTAGAATGCGTTGAAGTAAACTGGAATGATTTAGAGCCAAAAAAAAATCAAATTAGCGAAAAAATATTAGTAGGAAAACAATAA
- a CDS encoding MDR family MFS transporter codes for MKVKINPKVVISIVYITAMFMAAMDATIVNVALQTISKELQVPPSAMGTVNVGYLVSLAVFLPISGWLGDRFGTKRVFLTALFVFTIASALCGIANDITSLNIFRIIQGAGGGLLTPVGMAMLFRTFSPEERPKISRFIVLPIAVAPAIGPIIGGFFVDQMSWRWAFYINLPFGIIALLFGLLFLAEHIEKSAGRFDSLGFVLSAPGFAMLIYALSQGPSKGWISPEIISTGIAGIVFISLFIIVELKVKQPMLDLRLLKEPVFRKMSLISLFSSAGLLGMLFVFPLMYQNVIGVSALESGLTTFPEAIGLMISSQIVPWTYKKLGARKVISIGLISTAVIFVLLSFVNHDTNPWQIRALLFGIGIFLGQSVGAVQFSAFNNITPSSMGRATTIFNVQNRLGSAIGVAVLASILSGFGSNNVQNNAQSDFLPYQAALIGSALFLLIALLFSLRISDKEVMSKKKEKMLSVSQKEKELVNE; via the coding sequence ATGAAAGTAAAAATAAATCCAAAAGTAGTTATAAGCATCGTGTATATAACAGCGATGTTTATGGCTGCGATGGATGCAACAATTGTGAATGTAGCATTGCAAACGATAAGCAAAGAACTGCAAGTACCCCCATCTGCAATGGGGACAGTAAATGTTGGGTATTTAGTTAGCTTAGCTGTTTTTCTTCCGATTTCCGGTTGGTTAGGCGATCGTTTTGGTACGAAAAGAGTATTTTTAACTGCCCTTTTCGTTTTTACAATTGCATCTGCATTATGTGGAATTGCGAATGATATTACTTCATTAAATATTTTTCGTATCATTCAAGGTGCAGGTGGCGGACTTTTAACACCGGTCGGGATGGCGATGTTATTCCGAACATTTTCACCAGAGGAAAGACCAAAAATTTCTCGATTTATTGTACTGCCAATTGCTGTTGCACCAGCGATTGGACCAATTATTGGTGGTTTCTTTGTAGATCAAATGTCTTGGCGCTGGGCATTTTATATTAATTTGCCGTTTGGTATTATTGCGTTGCTATTTGGACTTCTATTTTTAGCAGAGCATATTGAAAAATCAGCTGGTCGTTTTGATTCTCTCGGTTTTGTTCTTTCAGCACCAGGTTTTGCGATGCTCATCTATGCACTCAGTCAAGGGCCGTCAAAAGGATGGATTTCTCCAGAAATAATAAGTACTGGGATAGCTGGGATTGTATTCATTTCACTGTTTATAATAGTAGAATTGAAAGTAAAGCAACCGATGTTAGATTTACGCTTATTAAAAGAACCCGTTTTTAGAAAAATGAGTCTCATATCCTTGTTTTCATCTGCTGGTTTACTTGGAATGCTATTTGTTTTTCCGCTTATGTATCAAAATGTAATCGGAGTTTCTGCGCTGGAATCAGGTCTTACGACATTCCCAGAGGCGATTGGATTAATGATTTCTTCGCAAATTGTACCATGGACGTATAAGAAATTAGGTGCTCGAAAGGTAATCTCTATTGGACTAATAAGTACCGCGGTTATATTTGTATTATTAAGTTTTGTAAATCATGATACGAATCCATGGCAAATACGGGCATTATTGTTTGGCATAGGTATTTTCTTAGGGCAGTCTGTCGGTGCAGTTCAATTTTCTGCTTTTAACAATATCACACCATCTTCTATGGGTAGAGCAACTACTATATTCAATGTGCAAAACCGATTAGGATCTGCAATAGGAGTTGCTGTTTTAGCTAGTATACTGTCTGGTTTTGGAAGTAATAACGTACAGAATAACGCACAATCAGATTTCTTGCCATATCAAGCGGCATTAATTGGATCAGCACTATTTTTACTTATAGCATTACTATTTTCTTTACGTATTTCTGATAAAGAGGTAATGTCAAAGAAGAAAGAAAAAATGTTATCCGTATCACAAAAAGAGAAAGAACTCGTCAATGAATAG
- the sfp gene encoding 4'-phosphopantetheinyl transferase Sfp → MIESKVVDSIPTLNENDCQIWWARISDLQSWHYNLLNDVEQEKANSYHHSADRARFIIGCVISRLVLGKILSMSPVQVPIDRLCPVCKLQHGRPQLPEGMPQLSVSHSGEWVVVAFTKSASVGVDVEQMNPNVDVMKMAEGVLTDIEIAQVMKLPNEQRLEGFLTYWTRKEAVLKATGEGLLIPPVEITVSAPNDPPKLLVFRDRQELAENTRMEDVRPSLDYMASIAIFSKEVTEITQLDAVALLNYK, encoded by the coding sequence ATGATAGAAAGTAAAGTTGTAGATTCTATACCAACTTTGAATGAGAATGATTGTCAAATATGGTGGGCAAGAATTTCAGATTTACAATCATGGCATTACAATTTACTAAATGATGTAGAGCAAGAGAAAGCAAATTCATATCATCATTCGGCAGATCGTGCACGTTTTATAATAGGTTGCGTAATTAGTAGGTTAGTTCTTGGAAAGATACTTTCTATGTCGCCAGTTCAAGTGCCGATTGATCGATTGTGCCCAGTATGTAAGTTACAACATGGTAGGCCGCAATTACCAGAAGGTATGCCACAATTATCAGTTTCACATTCGGGTGAGTGGGTTGTCGTTGCATTTACAAAATCTGCATCTGTCGGTGTTGATGTTGAACAAATGAATCCAAATGTAGATGTGATGAAAATGGCAGAGGGCGTATTAACAGATATTGAAATAGCACAAGTTATGAAATTACCTAATGAACAGCGATTAGAAGGATTTTTAACGTATTGGACTCGAAAAGAAGCTGTGCTGAAAGCGACAGGTGAAGGACTATTGATTCCACCAGTTGAAATTACTGTATCAGCTCCAAATGATCCTCCTAAATTGTTGGTTTTTAGGGATAGACAAGAGTTAGCAGAAAATACAAGGATGGAAGATGTAAGGCCTAGTTTAGATTATATGGCTTCCATTGCAATATTTAGTAAAGAAGTAACTGAAATTACGCAGTTAGACGCGGTAGCGCTATTAAATTATAAATAA
- a CDS encoding HU family DNA-binding protein: MNKTELIKNVAQTADISQKDASAAVQSVFDTIANALQSGDKVQLIGFGTFEVRERSARTGRNPQTGEEIQIAAGKVPAFKAGKELKEAVK; encoded by the coding sequence ATGAATAAAACAGAATTAATTAAAAATGTGGCACAAACAGCTGATATTTCTCAAAAGGATGCTTCTGCAGCTGTACAATCCGTATTTGACACAATTGCTAACGCATTACAATCTGGCGATAAAGTTCAATTAATCGGTTTTGGAACGTTTGAAGTGCGTGAAAGATCTGCTCGTACAGGGCGTAACCCACAAACTGGGGAAGAAATTCAAATTGCGGCTGGTAAAGTTCCAGCATTTAAAGCAGGTAAAGAATTAAAAGAAGCTGTTAAATAA